A genomic stretch from Patagioenas fasciata isolate bPatFas1 chromosome 10, bPatFas1.hap1, whole genome shotgun sequence includes:
- the LOC136105993 gene encoding uncharacterized protein — protein sequence MAGKDGGEATSVVAPRLRIKSIRKRYQQSNGVAHSPIYLNSPQKQDENRRPAEHPELPLAELRLQLQVVWNPDTADSPAGHGARVVPVSDLLTGEERESQVEAVPLSPGPNGRGRRWMIDRWHPPPGGSSGRGLAPVGQWGGWRGARRAIPWCSAASGGRSGRDSIRVPARLRVTLRQTNLKARKCRPRALLSGGLAPPPAGDWLRMPSAPGSVPEGSLPRRGLSVTHLSDERFHLWNTNSSLTEKFNDCSCYHCSNSLNV from the exons ATGGCAGGGAAGGATGGAGGAGAAGCTACTTCAGTAGTTGCTCCCCGATTAAGGATTAAATCTATCAGAAAACGCTATCAGCAAAGCAATGGTGTTGCTCATTCACCTATCTACTTAAATAGCCCACAGAAACAGGATGAAAATCGGA GACcggctgagcaccctgagctcccGCTGGCTGAGCTGCGGCTCCAGCTGCAGGTGGTGTGGAACCCCGACACCGCGGACAGCCCGGCCGGGCACGGTGCTCGTGTTGTCCCGGTCTCGGATCTCCTGACCGG TGAGGAGAGAGAGTCCCAGGTGGAGGCGGTGCCGCTCAGCCCCGGACCCAATGGGCGTGGGAGGCGGTGGATGATAGACAGATGGCACCCTCCGCCCGGAGGCTCCAGTGGGCGGGGCTTGGCGCCCGTCGGCCAATGGGGAGGGTGGCGCGGGGCGCGTCGCGCCATCCCGTGGTGCAGCGCGGCGAGCGGCGGCAGGAGCGGCCGCGACTCCATCCGGGTCCCGGCGCGGCTCCGGGTCACCCTGCGGCAG ACTAACTTGAAGGCCCGGAAGTGCCGCCCCCGGGCGCTCCTGAGTGGCGGGttggccccgccgcccgccggggATTGGCTGCGGATGCCGTCAGCGCCTGG CTCTGTTCCCGAGGGGTCCTTGCCAAGAAGGGGACTGTCAGTCACACATCTGTCTG ATGAGAGGTTTCATCTGTGGAACACGAATAGTTCTTTAACAGAGAAGTTTAATGACTGTAGCTGCTATCACTGCTCCAACTCGCTAAATGTCTAA